The following coding sequences are from one Neurospora crassa OR74A linkage group I, whole genome shotgun sequence window:
- a CDS encoding UBX domain-containing protein 7: protein MADSESIANFASITGANDTAARRMLELCGGDLEQAIQLWFADEELQRTLSNPATETAPAAASRSAGAPRSSSRPSRPNVGREDAAGVIHIDSDDDDIQMTEDDDLGQFDDSGDEATRAATIAQRAQEEEDAAMAKRLQEEMYGGGGSGAGGPSGEDDVRAPMARTTETLVAPGGFGGDDDEMFEQFRLEQQRVRQARAGRPHNPFAQPTVWDQPPDPIPGSAAGGVVSPPTGTASTRAGRLAELFRPPYELMAHLTWDEARDEGKEEKKWIMVNLQDMADFNCQALNRDIWKDEPIKELVKHNFVFLQYDKTDRSAEQYISFYFPNQTHENPQNYPHVSIIDPRTGEQVKVWSGVPFPKPLEFHAQLAEFLDRYSLEAHAKNPVLKTKQPKQVVDVDRMTEEEMLEMALRNSLENGGNGSSSAPKVHDPDALTRPTDSTKGKERADEEPAQAAPEPEPEAPSTENSVFAQIASDRPHVEPPIDPATVTRLQVRNPPQRIIRRFRLDEPVRRIYEWLKAEPLPGKEGLEFELKSMPGGVNLLDVIDETIREAGLANGTVMVEFIEE from the exons ATGGCTGATTCAGAATCTATCGCGAACTTTGCGAGCATCACCGGGGCCAACGACACAGCTGCCAGGCGCATGCTGGAGCTGTGCGGCGGTGATCTGGAGCAAGCCATCCAGCTCTGGTTTGCCGACGAAGAGCTCCAACGTACCCTTTCCAACCCCGCGACAGAGACAGCTCCCGCTGCCGCTTCTCGATCTGCTGGCGCTCCTCGCTCGTCAAGCCGGCCCAGCCGCCCCAATGTCGGCCGTGAGGACGCAGCCGGTGTTATTCACATCGActccgacgacgatgatatCCAAATGACGGAAGATGATGACCTAGGACAGTTCGACGACTCGGGCGATGAGGCGACGAGGGCGGCCACCATTGCCCAGAGGgcccaggaggaggaggatgccgCCATGGCAAAGAGACTACAAGAAGAGATGTACGGCGGTGGTGGATCCGGAGCTGGAGGTCCAAGCGGTGAGGACGACGTTCGTGCCCCCATGGCCCGAACGACAGAGACTCTCGTTGCTCCAGGAGGTTTCGgcggagacgacgacgagatgtTTGAGCAGTTTCGGCTGGAACAACAGAGGGTGAGGCAAGCTCGGG CAGGGCGACCCCATAACCCGTTCGCACAGCCCACTGTTTGGGATCAACCTCCCGATCCCATTCCCGGCTCCGCTGCCGGCGGTGTGGTTTCTCCCCCGACGGGAACTGCCTCAACGCGGGCTGGCCGTCTGGCAGAGCTTTTCCGCCCCCCGTACGAGTTGATGGCACATCTTACCTGGGATGAGGCGCGTGACGAgggcaaggaggagaagaagtggaTCATGGTTAATCTCCAGGATATGGCTGATTTCAACTGCCAGGCCCTCAATCGAGACATTTGGAAGGATGAGCCGATCAAGGAGCTCGTTAAGCACAACTTTGTCTTCTTGCAGTACGACAAGACCGACCGCTCAGCCGAGCAGTACATCTCGTTTTACTTCCCGAACCAGACACACGAAAACCCTCAGAACTATCCCCACGTTTCCATTATCGATCCTCGCACAGGCGAGCAGGTCAAGGTGTGGAGCGGCGTTCCGTTCCCCAAACCGCTGGAGTTCCATGCCCAGCTGGCCGAGTTCCTGGACAGGTACAGTTTGGAGGCTCACGCTAAGAACCCCGTCCTCAAGACAAAGCAGCCCAAGCaggtggtggatgtggacagaatgacggaggaagagatgCTTGAGATGGCACTTCGCAACAGCCTCGAGAACGGAGGCAATGGCAGCTCTTCGGCGCCCAAGGTCCACGACCCTGATGCGCTTACCAGGCCGACAGACTccaccaagggcaaggagcGAGCCGATGAAGAGCCCGCTCAGGCGGCTCCCGAGCCTGAACCTGAGGCTCCCTCCACCGAGAACTCCGTTTTTGCTCAGATCGCCTCGGACCGACCGCATGTCGAGCCCCCCATCGACCCCGCCACTGTGACGAGACTGCAGGTCCGCAACCCCCCGCAGCGCATCATTCGCCGATTCAGACTTGACGAACCCGTTCGCCGTATCTACGAGTGGCTTAAGGCCGAGCCCCTGCCGGGCAAAGAGGGACTTGAGTTTGAGCTCAAGTCTATGCCTGGAGGCGTCAACCTGCTTGATGTTATCGATGAAACGATCAGGGAGGCCGGTCTGGCCAATGGCACTGTCATGGTTGAGTTCATTGAGGAATAG
- a CDS encoding mRNA binding post-transcriptional regulator translates to MADYTAPGAPGTNNAAPTMNGNSEANFQAPAALVQPGTNEASKTLWMGEMEGWMDENFIKNVFTTVLGETVQVKVIRDRNSGNAGYCFIEFATPEAAQKALNLNGTPVPNSNRAFKLNWASGGGLIDRRDDRGPEYSIFVGDLGPEVNEFVLVSLFQSRFPSCKSAKIMTDAMTGQSRGYGFVRFSDEGDQQRALVEMQGVYCGNRPMRISTATPKTRTHQYGAHAPHAANPMMAPVPAHATNLQWGVPPQPYYSGFNPMQPMNQFTDPNNTTVFVGGLSGYVTEDELRSFFQGFGEITYVKIPPGKGCGFVQFVHRHAAEMAINQMQGYPIGNSRVRLSWGRSQNNSGVGTPYRPAPPPPHYMGPPPPPGPAGPYGAPHFGGNGGPPPAL, encoded by the exons ATGGCCGATTACACTGCTCCCGGAGCCCCCGGCACCAACAACGCCGCTCCTACTATGAACGGCAACTCTGAGGCCAACTTCCAGGCCCCCGCCGCCCTTGTTCAGCCCGGCACCAACGAGGCCAGCAAGACCCTTTG GATGGGCGAAATGGAAGGCTGGATGGACGAGAACTTTATTAAGAACGTTTTCACCACTGTCCTCGGCGAGACAGTTCAGGTCAAGGTCATCCGCGATCGCAACTCTGG CAACGCCGGCTACTGCTTCATTGAGTTTGCCACCCCTGAGGCCGCTCAGAAGGCCCTTAACCTGAACGGCACCCCGGTTCCCAACAGCAACCGTGCCTTCAAGCTGAACTGGGCTTCCGGCGGTGGTCTGATTGACCGTCG CGATGACCGTGGCCCCGAGTATAGCATCTTCGTCGGCGATCTGGGTCCCGAGGTCAACGAGTTTGTCCTCGTTTCGCTTTTCCAGTCTCGCTTCCCGTCCTGCAAGTCAGCTAAGATCATGACCGATGCCATGACCGGCCAATCCCGCGGCTACGGATTTGTTCGCTTTTCAGACGAAGGAGATCAGCAGAGGGCGCTCGTCGAGATGCAAGGCGTTTATTGTGGCAATCGTCCGATGAGAATTAGCACCGCGACTCCGAAGACTAG AACTCATCAGTACGGCGCTCATGCACCCCATGCCGCCAACCCCATGATGGCCCCTGTCCCCGCTCACGCGACCAACCTTCAGTGGGGAGTTCCCCCCCAGCCGTACTACTCCGGTTTCAACCCGATGCAGCCCATGAACCAGTTTACCGACCCCAACAACACGACTGTTTTCGTCGGCGGTCTCTCTGGCTACGTCACTGAGGATGAGCtccgctccttcttccaaGGTTTCGGTGAAATCACCTACGTTAAGATCCCTCCCGGCAAGGGATGCGGTTTTGTTCAGTTTGTCCACCGCCACGCGGCCGAAATGGCCATCAACCAGATGCAGGGTTACCCGATCGGCAACTCTCGCGTCCGTCTCTCCTGGGGTCGCTCCCAGAACAACTCCGGCGTCGGTACTCCCTACCGCCCCGCCCCCCCTCCGCCTCACTACATgggccctcctcctccgcccggCCCTGCTGGTCCTTATGGCGCTCCTCACTTCGGCGGCAACGGCGGACCGCCCCCGGCTTTG TAA